A single window of Ignavibacteriota bacterium DNA harbors:
- a CDS encoding lamin tail domain-containing protein, with protein sequence MRQSLKIFLIFSFLIVSSNQIVICQLKLTEIMFAPSAGNSEFVEFLNTSETDNIDLSGFQIKYYTSAPDGIISLSNEYLLKPNQYALIMEADYDFQNGIYKSIIPEDALIFTLDDNSFGSTGMANSSDRKIFLLNSANDTIDSYLYSADNSSGYSDEKVSSIDQVWKNSILFDGTPGAINSVSPKEKDVKIDFANFTFSSTNFGDTINFTVKVKNVGINKCDFTIQLFDDFNLDDQPDNLLEETQIYELETNDSVAHKFIYAATFKETSQQFLIKLNITDDDTINNFKWIKIYPGYERSYIIVNEIMHSPPNDEPEWVEIYNKSGNVLGLFGYKFSDETTTVEILENIFINPNEYFVFVDDSSFFNKYPDVKNAAIINLPSLNNSSDKIIITDSLNRIIDSVEYFSDWGGTNGNSLERIDQNESSAEKSNWGQSTYPTPGFINSISKKEKDLLIDSISILPENYIINDSVKILCRVKNIGKEEVEFYNKLFLFEDSLQSKTLVETSIPGLLQPSDSVIIEFKSKIKVIDSVQNILVKLYADDDDTTNNSLNSTIFPAYGRSAILINEIMFIPQNDEPEWIEIYNNSDYTINLNNWMIGDVLTKPTFNLINMVNYYIEPKEFLVITKDSSIFDYHKIIPSQILISNFANLNNDADGVVIKDNRGITIDSVSYTNEISRNGKSIERIAKNISSVNVNNWSYSVDIDGSTPGRVNSISPKLIDVALISLNSFPQNPIKNQLVNFKLLLKNYGEQTAKDIKVKFYVEQMLCEEIIINQIEDFDSVFIMTKNQIKISDTLAVSAKIELQNDEDIVNNSIEKNIIAGFNQFTLLLNEIMVRTNFSNEQWIELYNNSDSTINLKNWLIGNGSQDLIITQNDFKIPSHEFVVLAEQNSQIIFDEDINPIYTDLPNFNNEKDEVAVYDYRKVMIDSMKYEYSGDAEINISLERINLQNESFNKSNWQNCLNSIGNTAGKSNSIESLTPNDFGDIIITEIMFNPSENNSEFIEIYNTKGIPIELGGWKIKIDENLFTISDYSFMFGNKTYFVVSADSLIIQNYSWLPYFENKKIKNVSSLGLTNTGKNIYLIDNRNKIIDSVFYSSTWHNSAFLDVKNISLELINVEMERIKSFNWSSCVNKFGGTPGKQNSIFIDKEVSRAKLKIFPNPFSPDNDGHEDFSIISYNLKEPISQIRIRIYDSKGRIVRNLANNLSSGSSGEIMFNGLDDQKNPLKIGIYVVLFEAVNTRNSVVESLKDVVVVARKL encoded by the coding sequence TTGAGACAATCACTGAAAATATTTTTAATTTTTTCTTTTTTAATTGTTTCTTCAAATCAAATTGTAATCTGTCAATTAAAACTTACCGAAATAATGTTCGCGCCATCCGCGGGAAATTCTGAGTTTGTTGAATTTCTAAATACATCCGAAACAGACAATATTGATCTCAGCGGATTTCAGATAAAATATTATACTTCAGCCCCGGATGGAATAATTTCTCTTTCAAATGAATATTTACTCAAACCAAATCAATATGCGTTAATTATGGAAGCCGATTACGATTTTCAAAACGGAATTTATAAAAGTATTATTCCCGAAGACGCCTTAATTTTCACTTTGGATGATAATTCATTCGGAAGCACAGGAATGGCAAACTCAAGTGATAGAAAAATTTTTCTGCTTAACTCGGCAAATGATACAATTGATTCTTATTTATACTCCGCAGATAATTCATCCGGTTATTCGGATGAAAAAGTAAGCAGTATTGATCAAGTCTGGAAAAATTCAATTTTATTTGATGGAACTCCCGGAGCAATAAATTCTGTATCGCCAAAAGAAAAAGATGTTAAAATTGATTTTGCGAATTTTACTTTCAGCAGCACAAATTTTGGTGATACTATTAATTTTACGGTTAAAGTTAAAAATGTTGGAATTAATAAATGTGATTTTACAATTCAATTGTTCGATGATTTTAATCTTGATGATCAGCCGGATAATCTTTTAGAAGAAACTCAAATTTATGAACTTGAAACAAATGATTCCGTTGCTCATAAATTTATTTACGCAGCAACATTCAAGGAAACTTCCCAGCAGTTTTTAATAAAACTTAATATTACTGATGACGATACAATTAATAATTTCAAATGGATAAAAATTTATCCGGGATATGAAAGATCATACATAATAGTAAATGAAATAATGCATTCTCCACCAAATGACGAACCCGAATGGGTTGAAATTTATAATAAAAGCGGGAATGTATTGGGTCTATTCGGTTATAAATTTTCGGATGAAACAACAACTGTAGAAATTTTAGAAAATATTTTTATCAATCCGAATGAATATTTTGTTTTTGTTGATGACAGCTCATTTTTCAATAAATATCCGGATGTAAAAAATGCCGCGATAATAAATCTTCCGTCACTTAATAACTCGAGCGACAAAATAATTATTACTGATTCGTTAAATAGAATAATTGATTCGGTTGAATATTTTTCTGATTGGGGAGGAACGAACGGAAATTCATTGGAAAGAATAGATCAAAATGAAAGTTCTGCAGAAAAATCTAATTGGGGACAAAGTACATATCCAACACCGGGATTTATTAACAGTATTTCAAAAAAAGAAAAAGATTTACTTATTGATTCAATTTCAATTTTACCGGAAAACTATATAATAAATGATAGCGTGAAAATATTGTGCAGAGTAAAAAACATTGGTAAAGAAGAGGTAGAGTTTTATAATAAGCTGTTTTTATTTGAAGATAGTTTACAGTCAAAGACTTTAGTTGAAACGTCAATTCCTGGTTTACTTCAGCCTTCCGATTCGGTTATTATTGAGTTTAAAAGTAAAATTAAAGTGATAGATTCCGTTCAGAATATATTGGTTAAATTATATGCTGATGACGATGACACAACAAATAATAGTTTAAATTCAACTATATTTCCGGCTTATGGCAGATCAGCAATTTTAATTAATGAAATAATGTTTATTCCGCAGAATGATGAACCGGAATGGATTGAAATTTATAACAATTCGGATTATACAATTAACTTAAATAATTGGATGATAGGTGACGTTTTAACCAAACCGACATTTAATTTAATAAACATGGTAAATTATTATATAGAACCCAAAGAATTTTTGGTAATAACAAAAGATTCTTCAATATTTGATTATCACAAAATTATTCCATCGCAAATATTAATAAGTAATTTTGCAAATTTGAATAACGATGCTGATGGTGTTGTAATTAAAGATAATAGAGGAATTACGATAGATTCGGTTTCTTATACGAACGAGATAAGCCGAAACGGAAAATCAATTGAAAGAATTGCTAAAAATATAAGTTCGGTAAATGTAAATAATTGGAGTTATTCTGTAGATATTGATGGAAGCACTCCGGGAAGAGTAAACAGCATTTCCCCTAAGTTAATTGATGTAGCTTTAATTAGTCTAAATTCATTTCCGCAAAACCCAATTAAGAATCAGCTTGTAAATTTCAAATTATTATTAAAAAACTACGGCGAACAAACGGCAAAAGACATAAAGGTGAAATTTTATGTTGAGCAAATGCTGTGCGAGGAAATAATAATAAATCAAATTGAAGATTTCGATTCTGTTTTTATAATGACAAAAAATCAAATTAAGATTAGTGATACTTTGGCAGTCTCCGCAAAAATAGAACTGCAAAACGATGAAGATATTGTTAATAATTCAATTGAAAAAAATATTATTGCGGGATTTAACCAATTTACTTTATTGCTCAATGAAATTATGGTAAGGACAAATTTCTCAAATGAACAATGGATTGAACTTTACAACAACAGCGATTCAACTATAAATTTAAAAAATTGGTTAATTGGTAATGGAAGTCAAGACTTAATAATAACACAAAATGATTTTAAAATTCCATCGCATGAATTTGTCGTACTCGCGGAACAAAATTCCCAAATAATTTTTGATGAAGACATTAATCCAATTTACACGGATCTTCCGAATTTTAATAATGAAAAAGATGAAGTTGCTGTTTACGATTACAGAAAAGTAATGATAGACAGCATGAAATATGAATATTCGGGTGATGCTGAAATAAATATTTCATTGGAGAGAATTAATTTACAAAATGAATCCTTTAATAAATCAAATTGGCAAAATTGCTTAAATTCAATTGGAAATACTGCGGGAAAAAGCAATTCGATTGAAAGCCTCACCCCAAATGATTTCGGTGATATTATAATTACGGAAATAATGTTTAATCCAAGTGAAAATAATTCGGAATTTATTGAAATATACAACACCAAAGGAATTCCGATAGAATTAGGCGGATGGAAAATTAAAATTGATGAAAATTTATTTACTATTTCCGACTACAGTTTTATGTTCGGAAATAAAACTTATTTCGTGGTATCGGCCGATTCTTTGATAATTCAAAATTATTCATGGCTGCCATATTTTGAAAATAAGAAAATTAAAAATGTCAGTTCATTGGGCTTGACAAATACCGGTAAAAATATTTATCTGATAGATAACAGAAACAAAATTATTGATTCGGTTTTTTATTCATCGACTTGGCACAATTCAGCTTTTTTAGATGTAAAAAATATTTCGTTGGAGCTGATAAATGTGGAAATGGAAAGGATAAAATCCTTTAATTGGAGCAGCTGTGTTAATAAATTTGGCGGAACTCCGGGCAAGCAAAATTCAATTTTTATTGATAAAGAAGTATCAAGAGCAAAATTAAAAATATTTCCAAATCCATTTTCTCCTGATAATGACGGACACGAAGATTTTTCGATAATCAGTTATAATTTAAAGGAACCTATTTCACAGATTAGAATACGGATATACGACAGTAAAGGCAGAATAGTAAGAAATCTAGCAAACAATTTATCTTCCGGTTCTTCCGGAGAAATAATGTTTAACGGTTTGGACGATCAAAAAAATCCGCTTAAAATAGGAATTTATGTTGTTTTGTTCGAAGCTGTAAATACGCGAAATTCGGTCGTTGAATCCTTGAAAGATGTTGTAGTAGTAGCAAGAAAATTGTAA
- a CDS encoding SpoIID/LytB domain-containing protein, with the protein MKKEPNVNVAILSENSIEFILYGDFSANFSEDIFNGKISAVCADNKIIIRTISNEYSETEEIIFSPTDENSDTFLLKNVTIGLHFHWEQKQNQQFAGKLKLIISDGKLTVINIVPVEQYLKSVISSEMSPTSSLELLKAHAIISRSWLLAQMENRLKAKIKNKNIIIENNSEDEIIKWYDREDHSLFDVCADDHCQRYQGITKNYAHNADSAVKATTGLVLWYGNNICDTRFSKSCGGITETFENVWENVPHQYLKSFVDYKFEPDGYKTDLVDEETAFKWISNSPVSFCNTNDPKIIEQVLNNYDQTTTDFYRWSVNYTQDEISEIIKKKSGINFGKIIDLIPLMRGHSGRIIKLKIVGTLKTLVVGKELEIRKYLSLTHLYSSAFIIEKENIENNIPSTFKLIGAGWGHGVGLCQIGAAVMGEKGYRFDEILLHYFRGAQIKKIY; encoded by the coding sequence ATGAAAAAAGAACCAAACGTTAATGTTGCAATATTATCTGAAAATTCCATTGAATTTATTCTATATGGCGATTTCTCCGCAAATTTTTCCGAAGATATTTTTAACGGAAAAATTTCAGCGGTTTGTGCCGATAATAAAATAATAATCCGCACAATTTCGAATGAGTATTCAGAAACGGAAGAAATTATTTTTTCTCCAACGGATGAAAACTCCGATACATTTTTACTTAAAAATGTAACAATCGGATTGCATTTTCATTGGGAGCAAAAACAAAATCAGCAGTTTGCGGGAAAATTAAAATTAATAATTAGTGATGGAAAACTTACCGTAATCAATATTGTTCCCGTTGAACAATATCTCAAAAGTGTAATCTCATCAGAGATGAGTCCGACAAGCTCATTGGAATTATTAAAAGCTCACGCAATTATTTCTCGTAGCTGGCTATTGGCGCAGATGGAAAATAGATTAAAAGCTAAAATAAAAAACAAAAATATCATTATTGAGAATAATTCTGAAGATGAAATTATTAAATGGTACGATAGAGAAGATCATAGTTTATTTGATGTATGCGCCGACGATCATTGTCAGAGATATCAAGGAATTACGAAAAATTATGCACATAATGCAGATTCAGCGGTAAAAGCTACAACCGGTTTAGTTCTTTGGTACGGCAATAATATTTGCGATACCCGTTTTTCTAAGTCGTGCGGCGGAATAACTGAAACTTTTGAAAATGTTTGGGAAAATGTTCCCCATCAATATTTAAAATCTTTTGTTGATTATAAATTTGAACCTGATGGTTATAAAACGGATTTGGTTGATGAAGAGACGGCGTTTAAATGGATAAGCAATTCGCCCGTTTCATTCTGCAATACAAATGATCCAAAAATTATTGAACAAGTATTAAATAATTATGATCAAACCACAACGGATTTTTACAGATGGAGCGTGAATTATACGCAAGATGAAATCTCGGAGATTATTAAAAAGAAAAGCGGAATTAATTTCGGTAAAATAATTGATTTGATTCCCTTAATGAGAGGACATTCAGGAAGAATAATAAAATTGAAAATTGTTGGAACATTAAAAACATTAGTTGTTGGTAAGGAATTGGAAATTAGAAAATATCTTTCATTGACTCATTTATACAGTTCCGCATTTATTATTGAGAAAGAAAATATTGAAAATAATATTCCGTCAACTTTTAAACTCATTGGAGCAGGTTGGGGACATGGAGTTGGATTATGTCAAATAGGAGCAGCCGTAATGGGTGAAAAAGGTTACCGTTTTGATGAAATTCTTCTTCATTATTTCCGCGGCGCACAAATTAAAAAAATTTACTAA
- a CDS encoding BatA and WFA domain-containing protein, translating to MIFLNPSILLGLLAASIPLIIHLLNFRKLNKVEFSSLNFLKELQKSKIRKIKIKQWLLLFLRILLIILLVLAFARPTLEGTNIIGASSAKSSSVFVLDNSPSMSYVADQGSYFNQSKKIIKEIINNIDDGNDFYFITTSDSIKNTKNKTNALNILDDLQITQLTKPLSKVINNAKTELLNSQNINKEIFIFSDFQKSTFLKSEKRSFNSSIDENIKSFSFDMSEDDPINTSVSNLKLNNSIIEINKPLSFSVNVSNFSNTQSNDQTVSLFLNDQRVAQQTIALGPYQKKNIDFETTINSTGLIEAKAEIEDDNILQDNLCYLNFEVLEKINILLIYNEVNDINFLESAINTAVNSGQFELTEKPISTLSYIDLNNYNMVFIVTSGNIEFQNIKKYLSTGGNIVIFPNSNPDLAKMNELYKEINLPGIQKIISVDNKNTNFAEFESIDFSHPLFQNLFSEKKQQIESPNIYKYLKLESTQNVKNIIKLNDKSIFLGETNFNKGRIIFFNTAPNLEGGNFPLKSIFAPLITRTVLYLTKNQNENNISVGENIKLPVTDFNFPILEIIAPNKKEKINLQNNDSELLNFYETENAGSYKFYNNKDLVDFASVNLNPIESDLRKMDLDSLKGFYENLFDQNYTLINKNEKYIDKIRTARYGTELWKLFLLLAFLTALIEMFVARSSKKDLMNLN from the coding sequence ATGATTTTTCTTAACCCTTCAATTCTATTGGGTCTGCTTGCGGCATCAATTCCGCTGATTATACATTTGCTTAATTTTAGAAAACTAAATAAAGTTGAATTTAGTTCGTTAAACTTTTTAAAGGAGCTTCAAAAATCCAAAATAAGAAAGATAAAAATTAAGCAGTGGCTGCTTTTGTTTTTAAGAATATTATTAATCATTTTGCTCGTACTTGCGTTTGCAAGACCAACACTCGAAGGAACAAATATAATCGGCGCGTCATCAGCAAAATCTAGTTCAGTGTTTGTTTTAGATAATTCACCAAGTATGTCCTATGTCGCTGATCAAGGTTCATATTTTAACCAAAGCAAAAAGATAATTAAAGAAATTATCAATAATATTGATGATGGAAACGATTTTTATTTTATTACAACTTCTGATTCAATCAAGAATACTAAAAATAAAACTAATGCCTTAAATATTTTAGATGATTTACAAATAACGCAGTTAACAAAACCTTTATCCAAAGTTATAAATAACGCGAAAACTGAATTATTAAATTCGCAAAACATTAACAAGGAAATATTTATTTTTTCTGATTTTCAAAAGAGTACTTTTCTGAAAAGTGAAAAACGTTCATTTAATTCTTCTATAGATGAAAATATTAAATCTTTTTCATTTGATATGTCTGAAGATGATCCGATAAATACTTCAGTTTCAAACCTAAAATTGAATAATTCAATTATAGAAATAAATAAACCATTGAGTTTTAGCGTAAATGTTTCGAATTTCTCAAATACTCAAAGTAATGATCAGACTGTTTCACTTTTTCTTAATGATCAAAGAGTGGCGCAGCAAACAATTGCGTTGGGTCCATATCAAAAAAAGAATATAGATTTTGAAACGACTATTAATTCAACAGGACTAATTGAAGCTAAAGCCGAAATTGAGGATGATAATATTCTTCAAGATAATCTATGTTATCTAAATTTCGAAGTGTTGGAAAAAATCAATATCCTTTTAATATACAATGAAGTGAATGATATTAACTTTTTGGAAAGCGCCATTAATACTGCCGTTAATTCCGGTCAATTTGAATTAACGGAAAAACCAATTTCAACTCTTTCGTATATTGATTTGAATAATTACAATATGGTTTTTATTGTTACTTCCGGAAATATTGAATTTCAAAACATAAAAAAATATTTAAGCACAGGCGGTAATATTGTTATTTTCCCAAATTCAAATCCCGATTTAGCAAAAATGAATGAATTATATAAAGAAATAAATTTGCCGGGAATTCAAAAAATTATTTCTGTCGATAACAAAAACACAAACTTTGCGGAATTTGAATCCATTGACTTTTCACACCCATTGTTTCAAAATTTATTTTCAGAAAAAAAACAGCAAATTGAATCACCTAATATTTATAAATATCTAAAATTAGAAAGTACTCAAAATGTTAAAAATATTATTAAGTTAAATGATAAATCCATTTTTTTAGGTGAAACAAATTTTAATAAAGGAAGAATAATATTTTTCAACACAGCTCCAAATCTTGAAGGCGGTAATTTTCCTTTAAAAAGTATTTTCGCGCCATTAATTACGAGAACAGTTTTATATTTAACAAAGAACCAAAACGAAAATAATATTTCTGTTGGTGAAAATATTAAATTACCGGTTACAGATTTTAATTTTCCAATTCTTGAAATAATCGCGCCAAATAAAAAAGAGAAAATTAATTTGCAAAACAATGACTCTGAACTTCTAAATTTTTATGAAACCGAAAATGCCGGAAGTTATAAATTTTATAATAACAAAGATCTTGTTGATTTTGCCAGCGTTAATTTAAATCCCATAGAATCTGATTTAAGAAAAATGGATTTAGATAGTTTAAAGGGTTTTTATGAAAATTTATTTGATCAGAATTATACTTTAATAAATAAAAATGAAAAGTATATTGATAAAATAAGAACCGCCAGGTACGGTACCGAATTATGGAAATTATTTTTATTATTAGCATTTTTAACCGCCTTAATAGAAATGTTTGTTGCAAGAAGTTCTAAAAAAGATTTAATGAATTTAAACTAA
- the hflX gene encoding GTPase HflX, with translation MIEITQKIIDRAILVGLKTREISKERIDEHLLELEMLTETAGAETILKIVQDKTKMDSAFYVGKGKAEEIAELAEMNDISLIIFDDDLSATQLRNLEKLINRKVVDRSGLILDIFAQHAKTNEAKTQVELAQLQYILPRLTRAWTHLSKQYGGVGTKGPGETQIETDRRIIRTRISSLKEKLQKIESQQKTKSLAREELLKVTIVGYTNAGKSTLLNLLTEAAVLAENKLFATLDSTTRSLELSPKKKILITDTVGFIRKLPHHLVASFKSTLNVVKEADLILHVIDITNPFFEDHIKVVEDTLESLDCNDKPAIKIFNKIDALEDKSKIDYVKNHFQNCILISAERGINIGSLKEIFVKYYEQNFVTNKIRTDHSKGNLVAKVHSLVDDLKTTYDDFGITLEYKTSKQIHEQILRFFNANK, from the coding sequence ATGATTGAAATAACCCAAAAAATAATAGATAGAGCAATTCTTGTCGGACTAAAAACTAGAGAAATTTCCAAAGAAAGAATTGATGAACATTTACTTGAACTTGAAATGTTAACCGAAACAGCCGGCGCGGAAACTATTCTGAAAATTGTGCAGGATAAAACTAAAATGGATTCCGCGTTTTATGTTGGAAAAGGAAAAGCCGAAGAAATAGCCGAACTTGCGGAAATGAATGACATAAGTTTAATTATATTTGACGATGATTTATCTGCAACACAGTTAAGAAATTTGGAAAAATTAATTAACAGAAAAGTTGTTGACCGTTCCGGACTGATTTTGGATATTTTTGCTCAACATGCAAAAACCAACGAGGCCAAAACACAAGTTGAACTCGCGCAGCTGCAATATATACTGCCAAGACTTACAAGAGCGTGGACTCATCTTTCCAAACAATACGGCGGTGTTGGAACAAAAGGACCCGGTGAAACACAAATTGAAACCGATAGAAGAATTATTAGAACCAGAATAAGTTCACTTAAAGAAAAATTACAAAAAATTGAATCGCAGCAAAAAACAAAAAGTCTGGCTCGCGAAGAACTTTTAAAAGTTACAATTGTAGGCTATACAAACGCGGGTAAATCAACTTTGTTGAATTTACTGACTGAAGCAGCCGTTCTTGCTGAAAATAAACTATTTGCGACTTTAGATTCTACAACAAGATCATTGGAATTATCACCAAAGAAAAAAATTTTAATAACTGATACGGTTGGTTTTATTCGTAAACTTCCTCATCATTTGGTCGCTTCATTCAAAAGTACTTTGAATGTTGTAAAAGAAGCCGATCTTATTCTTCACGTAATTGATATTACAAATCCATTTTTTGAAGATCATATAAAAGTAGTTGAAGACACTTTGGAAAGTCTCGATTGTAATGACAAACCAGCCATAAAGATATTTAACAAAATTGACGCATTGGAAGATAAAAGCAAGATAGATTATGTAAAAAATCACTTCCAAAATTGTATTCTAATTTCCGCAGAACGCGGAATCAACATAGGAAGTTTAAAAGAAATATTTGTTAAGTATTATGAACAGAATTTTGTAACAAATAAAATTCGCACTGATCATTCAAAAGGCAATTTAGTAGCAAAAGTTCATTCTCTTGTCGATGATCTGAAAACAACTTATGATGACTTTGGAATTACTTTGGAATATAAAACATCTAAACAAATTCACGAACAAATTTTGAGATTTTTCAATGCCAATAAATAA
- the hutH gene encoding histidine ammonia-lyase: MPINKKLIIDGNSLTLEKIEFFLNENPQVELSKDSKNKVIRARKLIDKWIEEEQVIYGVTTGFGEFSNVKISKKDIEKLQENLIVSHSAGVGENLPPFIIKIMMLLRANALAKGFSGIKLSSLELLLNFINNNIIPVIPSQGSVGSSGDLAPLSHLVLSLIGKGKSQKFDFVNSKTTSFTKPVSTKKLLRKLNLAPIKLGAKEGLALVNGTQMMTAFGAFISIQAKKLALQADISAALSHEALRATDKAYDLRLHYLRPYEGQLKTAKNMLSLIKNSEIRKSHLINDTRVQDSYSLRCIPQIHGASKDAIDYVYSKVEIELNSANDNPIIFPEEGDHIEGGNFHGQPMALAMDFMAIALSEIANVAERRIERLVNGQLSNLPRFLTKKGGLNSGFMIAQYTAASLVSENKTLSHPASVDSIPTSANQEDHNSMGSIASRKCYQILQNVQTVIAIEMLTASQGIEFLKPLKCGKGTSAAYKKIREVVKPLEHDRELHLDIQKVLKIVKDNSLLNFVEKIVKLN; encoded by the coding sequence ATGCCAATAAATAAAAAATTAATAATTGACGGAAATAGTTTAACATTAGAAAAAATTGAATTTTTCCTTAATGAAAATCCCCAAGTTGAGTTAAGTAAAGATTCTAAAAATAAAGTTATTCGAGCAAGAAAATTAATTGATAAATGGATTGAGGAAGAACAGGTAATTTACGGAGTTACAACCGGTTTCGGCGAATTTTCAAATGTTAAAATATCCAAAAAAGATATTGAAAAACTACAGGAGAATTTAATTGTAAGTCATTCTGCCGGAGTTGGAGAAAATCTTCCTCCATTTATTATTAAAATTATGATGCTTCTTAGAGCTAACGCTTTGGCAAAAGGATTTTCCGGCATTAAACTTTCTTCTTTGGAATTACTTTTGAATTTTATCAATAATAATATAATTCCCGTAATTCCATCACAAGGATCAGTTGGTTCAAGCGGTGATCTCGCTCCGCTTTCGCATTTGGTACTTTCATTAATAGGAAAAGGTAAATCTCAGAAATTTGATTTTGTTAACAGTAAGACAACAAGTTTTACTAAGCCGGTTTCGACAAAAAAATTATTAAGGAAACTAAATTTAGCTCCTATAAAATTAGGTGCCAAAGAAGGTTTAGCTTTGGTAAACGGCACTCAAATGATGACGGCTTTCGGCGCGTTCATTTCAATTCAGGCAAAGAAATTAGCATTACAAGCTGATATAAGCGCGGCTTTAAGTCACGAAGCATTACGCGCTACAGATAAAGCTTATGATCTTCGTCTGCATTATCTGAGGCCGTATGAAGGACAATTGAAAACAGCGAAAAATATGCTGTCATTGATTAAAAATAGTGAAATTAGAAAATCTCATTTAATAAATGATACACGAGTTCAAGATTCATATTCACTTAGATGCATACCGCAAATTCACGGTGCTTCAAAAGACGCAATTGATTATGTTTATTCAAAAGTTGAGATTGAGTTGAATTCAGCAAATGATAATCCCATAATTTTTCCTGAAGAAGGAGATCATATTGAAGGTGGAAATTTTCATGGACAGCCGATGGCTTTAGCTATGGATTTTATGGCAATTGCTCTATCGGAAATCGCAAATGTAGCTGAAAGAAGGATTGAAAGATTGGTTAACGGTCAGTTGAGTAATTTGCCAAGATTTTTGACTAAGAAGGGCGGATTAAATTCGGGATTTATGATAGCTCAATATACAGCCGCTTCTTTAGTTTCGGAAAATAAAACTTTGTCACATCCGGCAAGCGTCGATTCAATTCCAACATCCGCAAATCAAGAAGATCACAATTCAATGGGATCAATTGCTTCAAGAAAATGTTATCAAATTTTACAAAATGTTCAAACTGTTATTGCCATTGAAATGCTGACAGCTTCTCAGGGAATTGAATTTTTAAAACCATTAAAATGCGGCAAGGGAACATCGGCAGCATATAAAAAAATTAGAGAAGTAGTTAAACCACTTGAACATGATAGAGAATTACATTTAGATATTCAAAAAGTTTTGAAAATTGTAAAAGATAATTCATTGTTAAATTTTGTTGAGAAAATTGTAAAGTTAAATTAG